In a genomic window of Salegentibacter salegens:
- the rlmH gene encoding 23S rRNA (pseudouridine(1915)-N(3))-methyltransferase RlmH, which yields MTIKLLCIGKTDNRELKQLIEVYKKRLQFYNKFEIDIIPDLKKTKSLDENQQKEKEGELILAKVQNSDFLVLLDENGKEFSSEKFSAYIQKRLNSGLKQLIFVIGGPYGFSEAVYQRADSKVALSQMTFSHQMVRLFFTEQLYRAFTILKNEPYHHR from the coding sequence ATGACTATAAAATTACTCTGTATAGGAAAGACCGATAACCGGGAGCTCAAACAACTTATTGAGGTCTATAAAAAACGACTTCAATTTTACAATAAATTTGAAATTGATATTATTCCAGACCTTAAAAAGACGAAGAGCCTGGATGAAAATCAGCAAAAAGAAAAAGAAGGTGAATTGATCCTGGCTAAAGTTCAGAATTCAGATTTTCTGGTTCTTTTAGATGAAAACGGAAAAGAGTTTTCTTCGGAAAAATTTTCAGCATACATTCAAAAGCGATTGAACAGCGGGCTTAAGCAACTTATTTTCGTAATTGGTGGCCCTTATGGATTTTCTGAAGCAGTTTACCAAAGAGCCGATTCTAAAGTAGCACTTTCACAAATGACTTTTTCTCACCAAATGGTAAGACTTTTCTTTACCGAACAGCTTTACCGTGCTTTTACCATTTTAAAAAACGAACCCTACCACCACCGATAA
- a CDS encoding non-canonical purine NTP diphosphatase, translating to MKLVFATHNKNKLTEIKTLLPHYIELLSLDDIGCDEDIPETADTIEGNAILKAEYVKNRYGFDCFADDTGLEVEALNGKPGVYSARYAGDDKDDRANVRKLLSELENKENRNAQFKTTIAINLNDRQNLFTGICKGEIIKEVRGKKGFGYDPVFKPNDFEKTFAEMNLSEKSEISHRGKAFRELIAYLSK from the coding sequence ATGAAACTTGTATTCGCCACTCACAATAAAAATAAACTAACTGAAATAAAGACACTTTTACCACATTACATCGAACTTTTATCACTAGACGATATTGGTTGCGATGAGGATATCCCAGAAACTGCCGATACTATAGAAGGTAACGCTATTTTAAAAGCAGAATACGTTAAAAATCGATATGGGTTTGATTGCTTTGCCGATGATACCGGGCTTGAAGTTGAGGCCCTAAACGGAAAACCCGGAGTTTACTCTGCCCGTTATGCAGGCGATGATAAAGATGATAGGGCAAATGTGAGAAAATTACTTAGCGAATTGGAAAATAAAGAAAACCGAAACGCGCAGTTTAAAACTACCATTGCTATAAATTTAAACGACAGGCAAAATCTTTTTACCGGAATTTGCAAAGGAGAAATTATAAAAGAAGTGCGCGGTAAAAAGGGTTTTGGTTATGATCCTGTATTTAAACCAAATGATTTCGAAAAGACTTTTGCCGAAATGAACCTTAGTGAAAAATCGGAAATAAGTCATCGTGGAAAAGCCTTTAGAGAGCTAATCGCCTATCTTTCAAAATAA
- a CDS encoding DEAD/DEAH box helicase, whose product MNKFEQLGLNPSILKAVEEMGFTDPSEIQEKAIPVLLNEDTDMVALAQTGTGKTAAFGFPLIQKINVSKKHTQALILSPTRELCLQITNEIKNYAKFEKGLTPVAIYGGASITDQARQIERGAQIIVATPGRMQDMINRNLVDISKIEYCVLDEADEMLNMGFFEDIKAILSHTPKEKHTWLFSATMPKEVATIAKKFMRTPIEITVGSKNQGTSNVSHEFYLVNSRQRYEALKRLADANPDIFSVIFCRTKRDTQKVAEKLIEDGYSAAALHGDLSQNQRDLVMKSFRNKQIQMLVATDVAARGIDVDDITHVINYQLPDEIETYTHRSGRTGRAGKSGVSMVIVTKSEMRKIKSIERIIQQKFEQKDIPDGMEICRVQLFHLANDIKETKINHDIDAYLPGINEVLEDFTKEELIKKFFSVEFTRFFNYYKNSEGLSSPSAPSDGGGSGDSTRYFINVGAKDDFDWMSLKDFLKATLDLGRDDVYKVDVKDSFSFFNTDAKNTETVLSTFKDFKHQGRFINVEETTDTGGRGKRGGGGGRKGGKFNKGGGGKPDFKSGGRRRSEGSDSGKGKKSGNRNKNIESSIKRRRSKN is encoded by the coding sequence ATGAACAAATTTGAACAATTAGGTTTAAACCCTTCTATTCTTAAAGCAGTCGAAGAAATGGGTTTTACAGACCCAAGTGAGATACAGGAAAAAGCGATTCCTGTTTTACTAAACGAAGATACCGATATGGTGGCATTAGCCCAAACCGGTACAGGAAAGACAGCTGCTTTTGGATTCCCGCTTATCCAGAAAATAAACGTAAGTAAAAAGCATACCCAGGCATTAATTCTTTCACCAACACGTGAACTTTGCCTGCAAATTACCAACGAAATAAAGAATTACGCGAAATTTGAAAAAGGTCTAACTCCGGTTGCTATCTATGGTGGCGCCAGCATTACAGACCAGGCACGTCAAATAGAACGTGGAGCGCAAATTATTGTAGCTACTCCCGGGCGTATGCAAGATATGATTAATCGTAATCTTGTAGATATTTCTAAAATTGAATACTGTGTTTTAGATGAAGCCGATGAAATGCTTAATATGGGCTTCTTTGAAGATATTAAAGCCATTTTATCGCATACTCCAAAAGAAAAGCATACCTGGTTATTTTCTGCAACAATGCCAAAAGAAGTTGCAACTATTGCCAAGAAATTTATGCGTACTCCTATTGAAATTACCGTAGGATCTAAAAACCAGGGAACATCTAATGTTTCCCACGAGTTTTACCTGGTAAATTCAAGACAACGTTACGAAGCTTTAAAAAGACTGGCAGATGCCAATCCAGATATCTTTTCGGTAATTTTTTGTCGAACAAAAAGAGATACTCAAAAAGTAGCTGAAAAACTTATTGAAGACGGTTACAGCGCTGCAGCTTTGCACGGTGACCTTAGCCAGAATCAACGTGATTTGGTGATGAAAAGTTTTAGAAACAAGCAAATCCAAATGTTGGTAGCTACAGATGTTGCTGCACGTGGAATTGATGTAGACGATATTACTCACGTAATCAACTACCAGTTACCCGATGAGATTGAAACTTACACTCACCGTAGTGGCCGTACTGGTCGTGCAGGTAAGAGTGGAGTTTCTATGGTTATTGTTACCAAAAGTGAAATGCGCAAAATCAAGAGTATTGAGCGCATTATTCAGCAAAAATTCGAGCAAAAAGATATTCCTGACGGAATGGAAATTTGCCGTGTACAGTTGTTTCACCTGGCAAACGATATTAAGGAAACAAAAATTAATCACGATATAGACGCTTATCTACCCGGAATTAATGAAGTTTTGGAAGATTTTACCAAAGAAGAACTTATTAAAAAGTTCTTTTCTGTAGAATTCACCCGATTCTTCAATTATTATAAAAATTCTGAAGGATTAAGTTCTCCTTCCGCTCCTTCCGATGGTGGTGGCTCTGGAGATTCTACACGTTACTTTATAAATGTTGGTGCAAAAGATGATTTTGACTGGATGAGCTTAAAGGATTTCCTTAAAGCAACTCTGGATCTTGGACGTGACGATGTTTATAAAGTTGATGTTAAAGACAGCTTCTCCTTCTTTAATACCGATGCTAAAAATACCGAAACTGTTTTAAGCACATTTAAAGACTTTAAACATCAAGGTAGATTTATAAATGTTGAAGAAACCACAGATACCGGCGGACGTGGAAAACGCGGCGGCGGTGGCGGCCGAAAAGGCGGAAAATTCAACAAAGGTGGCGGCGGGAAACCCGACTTTAAAAGTGGTGGCCGTAGGCGTTCAGAAGGTAGTGATTCGGGAAAAGGAAAAAAATCTGGTAACCGAAACAAAAACATTGAAAGCTCTATAAAAAGAAGACGCAGCAAAAATTAA
- a CDS encoding carboxypeptidase-like regulatory domain-containing protein, translating into MKKFLFTFLLLFLTLQAFSQDVVSGTVMNAADDKPIEKVHIVNLNQVKGAVSEEDGSFKLQATVNDTLYFSYLGFRSIKVRVTNDWLKYGSVKVKMTELGIALEEVVLKPVTLTGYLEIDARNIPIYENNRYSISGLNAGYEGGDNSASAISRTLGAIFNPADLMHNIFGKKPKQMRKLRQMKEDDEIRTLLRNKFDRETLIALLPINKVEIDEILQRCSYSKDFLRSANDLQILDALSGCYEEYRVLQRN; encoded by the coding sequence ATGAAGAAATTCCTTTTTACCTTTTTACTACTTTTTTTAACTCTACAAGCATTTTCACAGGATGTTGTATCTGGTACCGTTATGAATGCGGCCGATGATAAACCTATTGAGAAAGTTCACATTGTAAACCTCAACCAGGTTAAAGGTGCCGTTAGTGAAGAAGACGGATCTTTTAAATTACAGGCCACCGTTAACGATACACTATATTTCTCTTACCTTGGTTTTAGATCTATAAAAGTCAGAGTTACCAACGACTGGCTTAAATATGGAAGCGTAAAAGTAAAAATGACCGAGTTGGGAATTGCTTTAGAAGAGGTAGTTCTAAAACCGGTAACCCTTACCGGCTATCTTGAAATTGATGCCAGAAATATCCCTATTTATGAGAATAACCGCTATAGTATTTCGGGCTTAAATGCCGGGTATGAAGGTGGAGATAATTCTGCAAGTGCGATTTCCCGAACTTTAGGAGCAATTTTTAATCCTGCCGATTTAATGCATAATATCTTTGGTAAAAAGCCAAAACAAATGCGAAAGCTAAGGCAGATGAAAGAGGATGATGAAATTAGAACCCTGCTAAGAAATAAGTTTGACAGGGAAACTCTTATCGCTCTACTCCCAATTAATAAAGTTGAAATTGATGAAATCCTGCAGCGATGTAGCTATTCTAAAGATTTTTTAAGATCAGCAAACGATTTGCAAATTTTAGATGCCTTAAGTGGTTGCTACGAAGAATACAGGGTTTTGCAGAGAAACTAA
- a CDS encoding SRPBCC family protein: MTLFFYLLIAFITFIAFLHAWAKKRYDISRTMVINAPRDVVFSYVRQLKKHPLWVTWFSKHPEAVLKHKGEDGKLGAAIYWKSKNNEIGEGLQKIIKVKHPRVFETRVLFVKPVKVSLLTYFAAKELEPGKSKIVWGIRGNLPFPLSVISLFYSPDKLMGQDLEKGLINLKTKMEKGVKV; encoded by the coding sequence ATGACCCTTTTTTTTTACCTACTTATAGCGTTTATCACCTTTATAGCTTTTCTGCACGCCTGGGCAAAGAAAAGGTATGACATTAGCCGAACAATGGTGATTAATGCGCCGCGCGATGTGGTTTTTAGTTACGTACGGCAATTAAAGAAACATCCGCTGTGGGTTACCTGGTTTTCAAAACATCCTGAAGCTGTTTTAAAACACAAAGGCGAAGATGGTAAATTAGGTGCGGCTATTTACTGGAAAAGTAAAAATAACGAAATAGGGGAAGGACTTCAAAAGATTATAAAAGTAAAACATCCAAGAGTTTTTGAAACACGGGTGTTGTTTGTTAAACCGGTAAAAGTAAGTTTGCTAACTTATTTTGCTGCAAAAGAACTGGAACCCGGAAAATCCAAAATAGTTTGGGGAATTCGTGGTAATTTACCTTTTCCACTTTCAGTAATAAGTCTGTTTTATAGTCCAGATAAATTAATGGGGCAGGACCTTGAAAAAGGCCTGATTAATTTAAAAACAAAAATGGAAAAGGGAGTAAAAGTTTAG
- a CDS encoding TrmH family RNA methyltransferase: protein MQKTTLLDHLETFLTPRRISLFDKVIAERTNHFTVATQDVYQLHNTSAVIRSCEVFGIQNIHVVEERKPKRIDREIAMGAQKWVDVNRYSTSKECIKELRAKGYQIVATTPYGESTALKDFDIEKPSAIFFGTEKDGLSDEILNEADCRLNIPMFGFTESLNISVSAAIILQSITSRLKSSEINWQLSEEDKISLKYEWLKKCIKNSDSIIAQFKIENH from the coding sequence ATGCAAAAAACTACTCTTTTAGACCATCTTGAAACTTTTCTCACACCAAGGCGAATCTCTCTATTTGATAAGGTGATTGCAGAGCGAACAAATCATTTTACCGTTGCTACGCAAGATGTTTACCAATTACATAATACCAGTGCTGTAATTAGGAGTTGTGAAGTTTTCGGAATTCAAAATATCCACGTGGTAGAAGAACGTAAACCTAAAAGAATAGATCGTGAAATCGCGATGGGCGCTCAAAAGTGGGTAGATGTAAATCGATATTCCACTTCAAAAGAATGTATTAAAGAATTACGAGCTAAAGGATATCAAATTGTAGCCACTACACCATATGGAGAAAGTACAGCCCTTAAAGATTTTGATATAGAAAAACCTTCAGCTATTTTTTTCGGAACGGAAAAGGACGGCCTAAGCGACGAAATCCTGAACGAAGCCGATTGCAGATTAAACATTCCTATGTTTGGTTTTACCGAAAGTCTTAATATTTCGGTTTCCGCAGCTATCATTTTACAGAGCATTACTTCCAGGTTAAAAAGTAGCGAAATTAACTGGCAACTTTCTGAAGAAGACAAAATTAGTCTTAAATATGAATGGCTAAAAAAATGTATAAAAAATTCAGATTCAATTATAGCCCAATTCAAGATAGAAAATCATTAA
- a CDS encoding CHRD domain-containing protein: protein MKKFLLAILIALPFMFMSCSSDDDAVDPDGDGDDFEGETKSFELYSVADPSISGTATFMENEDNSTTVELELDGTPDGGMHPAHIHYNTAAESGEIAVSFEPVDGSTGMSTTTFSTLDDGTGITYEEAINFDGYINVHLSADDLGTLVAQGDIGENVLTGESKNYMLQERAVEGISGNVMFQERVNGEALATIMLEGTPEDGEHPAHIHMGSVVEAPGDIAFSFNPVNGATGMSKTNVAALDDGTAFMYSDVLSYDGYVNVHLSADELGTLVAQNDIGGNELTGETKSYELDERAVEGISGTVMFEERMSGAALATIMIDNTPEDGMHPAHIHMGSFTEGPGDIAFTFNPVNGATGMSKTQVEMLGDDTEFGYEEVLNYDGYVNVHLSADELGTVVAQGDIGTNELTGESKTYELGEKDVEGISGSVIFEERMSGEAIATIMLDGTPDGGMHPAHIHMGTAAEGPGDIAFTFNPVNGTTGMSMTHVGMLDDDTEFGFEDVLNYDGYVNVHLSADDLGTLVAQGDIGQNELTGESASYDLGSVAVDGIMGTAMFEERVNGETLVTIMLDGTPEGGMHPAHIHVGSIADAPGDIAISLNSVNGDTGMSMTNVSAFDGEDADMIDYNGLLEYNGYLNVHLSADDLETLVAQGNVGSNS, encoded by the coding sequence ATGAAAAAATTCTTACTTGCTATTTTAATAGCACTTCCCTTTATGTTTATGAGCTGTAGCAGCGATGATGATGCTGTAGATCCCGATGGGGATGGCGATGATTTTGAAGGGGAAACAAAGTCTTTTGAACTTTATTCCGTTGCCGATCCTTCAATTTCGGGGACAGCAACATTTATGGAAAATGAAGATAACAGTACCACCGTTGAACTTGAATTAGACGGAACTCCAGATGGAGGAATGCACCCCGCACACATTCATTACAATACTGCTGCAGAAAGTGGGGAGATCGCAGTTTCCTTTGAACCTGTAGATGGATCTACCGGAATGAGTACTACTACTTTTTCAACCTTAGATGATGGGACAGGTATTACTTATGAAGAAGCTATTAATTTTGATGGTTACATTAATGTGCATTTAAGTGCAGACGATCTTGGTACTTTGGTGGCACAGGGAGATATTGGTGAAAATGTACTTACCGGTGAATCTAAAAATTATATGCTTCAAGAAAGAGCTGTAGAAGGAATCTCTGGAAATGTAATGTTTCAGGAGAGAGTAAATGGTGAAGCTTTAGCAACTATTATGCTTGAAGGTACTCCAGAAGATGGTGAGCATCCTGCACATATCCATATGGGATCGGTAGTTGAAGCACCGGGAGATATTGCTTTTAGCTTTAATCCGGTAAACGGAGCAACGGGAATGAGTAAAACCAATGTTGCCGCATTAGACGATGGTACCGCATTTATGTATAGCGATGTACTTAGTTATGATGGTTATGTAAATGTACACCTAAGTGCAGATGAGCTTGGAACTCTTGTAGCCCAGAATGATATAGGTGGTAACGAACTTACAGGCGAAACTAAATCTTACGAGCTTGATGAAAGAGCTGTAGAAGGAATTAGCGGAACAGTAATGTTTGAAGAACGTATGAGCGGCGCTGCACTTGCAACTATTATGATAGATAATACTCCGGAAGATGGAATGCACCCGGCTCATATTCATATGGGTTCTTTTACTGAAGGTCCCGGCGATATCGCTTTTACCTTTAATCCAGTAAATGGCGCAACCGGAATGAGTAAGACTCAGGTTGAAATGTTAGGCGATGATACTGAATTTGGTTACGAAGAAGTGCTAAATTACGATGGTTACGTTAATGTTCACCTTAGTGCAGATGAACTTGGTACGGTAGTAGCTCAGGGAGATATTGGAACTAACGAATTAACCGGTGAGAGCAAAACTTATGAATTAGGTGAAAAAGATGTTGAAGGTATTAGTGGTTCTGTGATCTTTGAAGAAAGAATGAGTGGGGAAGCTATAGCAACTATTATGCTAGACGGAACTCCTGATGGAGGAATGCACCCGGCTCATATTCATATGGGAACTGCCGCTGAAGGCCCTGGAGATATTGCCTTTACCTTTAATCCAGTAAATGGAACTACAGGAATGAGTATGACTCACGTTGGAATGCTTGATGATGATACCGAATTCGGATTCGAAGATGTACTGAATTATGACGGTTATGTAAACGTTCATTTAAGCGCAGATGATTTAGGAACTCTGGTAGCTCAGGGAGATATAGGCCAGAATGAATTAACCGGAGAATCTGCTTCTTATGATCTTGGAAGTGTAGCTGTTGACGGAATAATGGGGACTGCAATGTTTGAAGAACGTGTGAACGGTGAAACCCTGGTTACTATTATGTTAGATGGAACTCCTGAAGGTGGAATGCACCCAGCACATATTCACGTTGGCTCTATTGCAGATGCTCCAGGAGATATCGCGATCTCTTTAAATTCAGTTAATGGTGATACCGGAATGAGTATGACTAACGTGTCAGCTTTTGATGGAGAAGATGCTGATATGATAGATTATAACGGACTTTTGGAATATAATGGGTATCTTAATGTGCACTTGAGCGCAGACGATTTAGAAACTCTTGTTGCCCAGGGAAATGTTGGTTCGAATTCTTAG
- a CDS encoding SIR2 family NAD-dependent protein deacylase gives MKKIVILTGAGISAESGIQTFRDVDGLWEGHDVMEVASPMGWESNQELVLDFYNKRRRQLLTVEPNAAHTALAKLEKIYDVEIITQNIDDLHERAGSTKVTHLHGELLKARSTFNEKLVLDWKQDIKPGDFCEFNYQLRPHVVWFGEAVPMFEKAMEIVAEAELLIIIGTSMQVYPAAGLVDFAPHGIPVYFIDPKPNISEKGNLHIIAEKASVGVPKLVADLKNSV, from the coding sequence ATGAAAAAAATAGTGATTCTTACCGGCGCGGGAATTAGTGCTGAAAGTGGTATCCAAACCTTTAGGGACGTAGATGGTTTATGGGAAGGTCACGATGTAATGGAGGTGGCATCCCCTATGGGATGGGAAAGCAATCAGGAATTAGTTTTAGATTTCTACAATAAAAGACGTCGGCAATTATTAACGGTAGAACCAAATGCCGCACATACAGCCTTAGCCAAATTAGAAAAAATTTATGATGTTGAAATTATTACGCAAAATATAGATGATCTTCACGAGAGAGCGGGCAGTACCAAGGTTACCCATTTGCACGGCGAGCTATTAAAAGCAAGGAGCACATTTAATGAAAAACTCGTTTTGGACTGGAAGCAGGATATAAAACCGGGAGATTTTTGTGAATTTAATTATCAGCTTAGGCCACACGTAGTTTGGTTTGGCGAGGCGGTGCCCATGTTTGAAAAAGCTATGGAAATTGTTGCAGAAGCTGAACTTCTTATTATTATAGGAACTTCTATGCAGGTTTATCCGGCAGCCGGCCTCGTAGATTTTGCTCCGCATGGAATTCCGGTGTATTTTATTGACCCTAAACCTAATATTTCAGAAAAAGGGAATCTTCATATTATTGCTGAAAAGGCTTCAGTTGGTGTCCCAAAACTGGTAGCTGATTTAAAGAATTCAGTATAA
- the purB gene encoding adenylosuccinate lyase, whose amino-acid sequence MTPLTAISPIDGRYHSKTKQLSQYFSEEALIKYRVKVEVEYFIALCELPLPQLKSVDHSVFSDLRAIYKNFTTIDAQAVKEIEKTTNHDVKAVEYLIKNKFDELGLEAHKEFIHFGLTSQDINNTAVPLSLKDAIEAEYIPEIEQIISKLTQLSQDWANIPLLARTHGQPASPTRLGKEIEVFITRLESQLNLLNKVPHAAKFGGATGNFNAHKVAYPNTDWKEFGSNFVQEKLGLHHSFPTTQIEHYDHMAALFDGLKRINTILIDLDRDIWTYVSMDYFKQKIKKGEIGSSAMPHKVNPIDFENSEGNLGIANAIFEHLSAKLPLSRLQRDLTDSTVLRNIGVPMGHTSIAFKSTLKGLDKLLLNEEKLNEDLEANWAVVAEAIQTILRREGFKNPYETLKGLTRTNEKINKKSIADFIETLDVSQAVKDELKKITPQNYTGI is encoded by the coding sequence ATGACACCGCTAACCGCCATTTCCCCTATAGACGGGAGATATCATTCCAAAACCAAACAACTTTCGCAATATTTTAGCGAAGAAGCACTTATAAAATATCGTGTAAAGGTTGAAGTGGAATATTTTATTGCGCTTTGCGAATTACCGCTACCCCAGCTTAAAAGTGTAGATCATTCGGTTTTTAGCGATTTGCGAGCTATTTATAAAAACTTTACTACCATTGATGCGCAAGCGGTTAAAGAGATTGAAAAAACTACCAATCACGATGTAAAAGCGGTAGAATATCTTATAAAAAATAAGTTTGATGAATTAGGCCTGGAAGCTCATAAAGAGTTTATTCATTTCGGGCTCACTTCACAGGATATTAATAATACAGCGGTTCCATTAAGTTTAAAAGACGCGATTGAAGCCGAGTATATTCCGGAAATTGAACAAATTATTTCAAAACTCACACAACTTTCCCAGGATTGGGCGAATATTCCTTTACTGGCAAGAACCCACGGGCAACCGGCTTCCCCTACTCGCTTAGGAAAAGAAATAGAAGTTTTTATTACGCGTTTAGAGTCTCAGCTCAATCTTTTAAATAAAGTACCACACGCTGCGAAATTTGGTGGTGCCACAGGAAATTTTAACGCGCATAAAGTAGCTTATCCCAATACCGACTGGAAAGAGTTTGGAAGTAATTTTGTACAGGAAAAACTCGGTTTGCACCATTCTTTCCCTACTACCCAAATAGAACATTACGACCATATGGCTGCCTTATTTGATGGGTTAAAAAGAATAAACACCATTTTAATAGATTTAGATAGAGATATCTGGACCTATGTTTCTATGGATTATTTTAAGCAAAAAATTAAAAAAGGAGAAATAGGTTCTTCGGCTATGCCGCATAAAGTGAATCCTATAGATTTTGAAAACAGCGAAGGTAATTTGGGAATTGCCAATGCTATTTTTGAACATCTTTCAGCAAAATTACCGCTTAGTAGATTGCAACGAGATCTTACCGATAGTACGGTTTTAAGAAATATTGGTGTACCTATGGGGCATACCAGTATTGCTTTTAAAAGCACTTTAAAAGGTTTGGATAAATTACTGCTGAATGAAGAAAAACTCAATGAAGATCTTGAAGCCAATTGGGCGGTAGTTGCCGAAGCTATTCAAACAATTTTACGACGTGAAGGCTTTAAAAATCCTTATGAAACATTAAAAGGGCTTACCCGAACAAACGAAAAAATCAATAAGAAAAGCATAGCCGATTTTATTGAAACTTTAGATGTTTCTCAAGCAGTAAAGGATGAACTCAAAAAAATAACCCCGCAAAATTATACGGGGATTTAA
- a CDS encoding DUF4252 domain-containing protein, whose protein sequence is MKSIKILGLALAAAAFVSCANEPSLQEYYVENQQDNKFIALDVPTSMFTNSEELDENQRATLESVKKINVLALPVKESKEEYEAEKTKLTNILQDEKYQLLMKYGSNDRKAEIYFTGDEDAIDEIIIYGYDDTKGVGVARVLGEDMNPQKLMELMKSLDKGDIDVNGLKGITGMFKTELEE, encoded by the coding sequence ATGAAATCAATAAAAATTTTAGGCCTGGCTCTGGCTGCTGCTGCATTTGTTTCCTGCGCCAACGAACCGAGTTTGCAGGAATACTATGTAGAAAATCAGCAGGACAATAAGTTCATCGCTTTAGATGTGCCTACCAGTATGTTTACTAATTCTGAAGAACTTGACGAAAATCAAAGAGCTACGCTAGAAAGTGTGAAGAAAATAAATGTTTTGGCCTTACCGGTTAAAGAAAGTAAAGAGGAGTATGAAGCTGAAAAAACTAAATTAACCAACATTCTACAGGATGAAAAGTATCAGCTTTTAATGAAATACGGATCAAACGATCGTAAAGCGGAAATTTATTTTACCGGAGATGAAGATGCGATAGACGAAATTATAATCTACGGTTATGATGATACCAAAGGAGTGGGCGTAGCCCGTGTTTTAGGTGAAGATATGAATCCGCAGAAATTAATGGAATTAATGAAATCGCTGGATAAAGGGGATATAGATGTAAACGGACTTAAAGGAATTACAGGAATGTTTAAAACTGAACTTGAAGAATAG
- a CDS encoding DUF4252 domain-containing protein gives MKKIVLVIIIIGLLPIITQSQSFAKYENMKDVDAMVMTSKMFKMLAKVDLSEDNPEAREYLKLIENLEEIKMFTSTTASVRSEMKKDVESYLNSNSLEQLMRVNEDGKNIRFYSKGGKNDNYVSELFMFMEGEKEGELISVILSITGEIDLSQLSRLTSDLKIPGAEELKKVENKS, from the coding sequence ATGAAAAAGATAGTACTAGTTATTATTATTATTGGTCTCTTACCAATAATAACGCAGTCCCAGTCGTTTGCCAAGTATGAAAATATGAAGGATGTTGATGCGATGGTAATGACCAGCAAGATGTTTAAAATGCTTGCTAAAGTAGATTTAAGTGAGGATAATCCTGAAGCGAGGGAATACCTTAAACTTATTGAAAACCTTGAGGAGATTAAAATGTTTACCAGTACCACGGCTTCGGTGAGAAGTGAAATGAAAAAGGATGTAGAAAGTTATTTAAACTCAAATTCCTTAGAGCAGTTAATGCGGGTAAATGAAGATGGTAAGAACATTCGGTTTTATTCAAAAGGAGGAAAAAACGATAATTATGTAAGCGAGCTTTTTATGTTTATGGAAGGTGAAAAGGAAGGAGAATTAATCTCTGTAATATTGAGTATTACTGGAGAAATAGACCTTTCGCAATTATCGCGCTTAACATCAGACCTTAAAATTCCCGGTGCTGAAGAGCTTAAAAAGGTAGAAAATAAATCTTAG
- a CDS encoding RNA polymerase sigma factor has translation MKQQAFLDKINPVKDKMYRLALRLLISKEAAEDATQEVIFKLWARKDKLKDYTNVEAFAMTTTKNYCLDELKAKKNNNLRIVHQNYENNSISLQRGLEVKDEMHWVDKIVNELPEQQKIAFQLRDIEQLEFEEIIEITKMKPTAVRVALSRARKKIRESLTNKHNYGITKN, from the coding sequence ATGAAACAACAAGCCTTCCTGGACAAAATAAACCCGGTTAAAGATAAAATGTACCGGCTTGCATTGCGACTGCTTATTTCTAAAGAAGCTGCCGAAGATGCTACCCAGGAAGTAATCTTTAAACTTTGGGCTCGCAAAGATAAACTCAAGGATTATACCAATGTTGAAGCTTTTGCAATGACAACTACAAAAAATTACTGTTTAGATGAATTAAAAGCGAAAAAGAACAATAATTTAAGAATTGTTCATCAAAATTACGAGAATAATTCAATTTCGCTTCAAAGAGGATTGGAAGTTAAAGATGAAATGCACTGGGTAGATAAAATTGTAAACGAACTGCCAGAACAGCAAAAAATTGCTTTTCAGCTAAGAGATATTGAGCAACTGGAATTTGAAGAAATTATAGAGATTACTAAAATGAAACCTACTGCTGTTAGGGTAGCATTGTCTAGGGCAAGAAAAAAAATAAGGGAAAGCTTAACAAATAAGCACAACTATGGAATTACAAAAAATTAG